gcgtttgcatatgtgggcggggcttgcgtgtgcgtttgcttctgagcgcgagctacagggaacaggggcgttttaaatctttttatttttttttttttttttttatttttttttattttacttaaatttttttatatttttacacttttttttacattttttttttttgatcacttttattcctattaaaaggaatgtaaacatcccttgtagtaggaATCTattttgacaggtcctctttatggagagatgcggggtctataagaccccacatctctcctccaggctggaaaacaAGAGATCGAGAAataaaattcaccgatctcatgctgacagctgcgatcgcggctttgtttacttccgggaacccaggcgtgacgtcataacgttgcgcccgagcctctgacggtcatagagatgactggtgaccatctggtcacagGAAATCTCTATCGTTGTCATCCAGccccggccgattctttctccgggcccccgatgacACGGGAGagaccggagaagcaccggatggcggtgggagggggggagtccGCATGCCCATTCgctagcaggggagccaatcagcgggtcccgaggtagggttgccacctcatccctttaaaactgaacacatattaattacacaggctctgtggctgattgaggtgataattaaactcacttggtgccttatctggcttaaattagcctcagaacccgtgtaattcatatgtgttcgggtttaaaggtatGAGGTGTCAACCCTATCCGGTGGACTCGATGTACGATCgcccctgctgttaaccccttccctgccagtgtcatttacacagtaatcagtgcatttttatagctctgatcgtgGTGACGTTAGTACGgcgctcctcctccctacgtgtttTATCACTAACAGGACGTCGTCACAGGGCCACGACGTCACGACATCCTgttagtgacgaaacgcgtagggaggggaAGCAATGTACTGATATCACCGCTTTGCGCTGTAGTTCCGGAAGCTACGGGCTTATTCAAGGCTGGCCAGCTCGATTCCTTTACATGCTGTTTTATATCTACCTCAATGTAAGTGCGCATTTGTCTTTCTTTTTAATGGAATAAATGTTAAAGGTTTTTTACACTATTGCGAGCCTTTATCATTTTATGTGGATTCTGCTGCTGGGCTTGATTCGATTTTGTGTGGGGACCATCACTATTGGGATTAAAGAGTCCGGTACACTTCTTAATGATCCCGGGCTGGGGTAAGAGTCATCTGCTGATTGCGGTCCCCTGTAATTAAGGGACCAATATCATCTGGTAAGTggcagtgtttgctgtggtggaggcaCTTCTACTTTGGtcaaatttccttggggtgttttcaTTCTCATCACCTTTGAAGAAATTATCACTGATCTAGTGATagtatatacgctcactttattgctaaaatgactcCAAATTCGAGCCGTagttgggtgtagtaagatgtccgctgctctGTCAGATCAGCGAACCCGTGGAACGCACGCACAGctaacagaacgtcacttccgtttcgCTAATCTGATAGAACCCTGGATAGGGCTGCCACCTCatacctttaaacccgaacacatattaattacacaggttctgtggctgattacggtggtaattaaactcacttggtgcctcatctgcatttaatcagcctcagaacctgtgtaattcatatgtgtttgggtttaaagggatgaggtgacaactctaaCCCCTGGACCATCACCGTAAGTTAAGGGACTGTgcactgtacctacagataagccatATTACAGGTTCACTTGTAGGTACAAGATGAAAAAgcggctttactaccactttaaggaagCCATTTCTGGACTCCATGTTAGGGTTgcaacctcatccctttaaacctgaacacatatgaattacacgggttctgtggctaatttaatgcagataaggcacctcACATAAGTgcgtttaattaccactttaatcagcctcagaacccttgtaattcatatgtgttcaggtttaaagggatgaggtggcaaccctactccacgTTGTAGTATTTATTTTAAGGCAGGGACAAGTTTtatgtatgtttattatttttgggAGGTTTAGATAAGGGTGTAGTTCTTATTTAACTCGCACAGCCTggcaattaactttttttttttattatttatttccaaAAAGAGGCCAGCGGCCATTTTGCGGTCTCCCACTTTTAGCCGCGCACGCCGGTCTCCGGCAAGATGGCCGGCCCCTCCCGCCCTCTCCTTTCCTGGAGTTGCCATGGAGGCCGCGCTTTGACGTCACTAGTGGGAAGAGGCGCCTTCCTCGGGCCAATCAGCGCTTCCGCCGGCCGGTCACGTGCCCCCTCCGCCctttctcccccaccaccccccccctcttccccctcggCGCTGTCCGATGACGCGCACGCCCGCCCTCGCTCGCAGTCATTGTGGAAGATGGCGGCGGTGTGAGCGCGCCCTCCCCCGCACCCAGCGCCAGCAACATGAAGCGGCAGAGCGAGCGGGGGGAGTCGAGCCCCGGCCGCGCCAAGAGGGCCCGGGAGAGGCGGGAGGAGGCCCACAAGAGTtcggggaggagggagagggccgGCCAGGCCTCGTCACCACGTCGGGCCCGGGACCCGCCACCCCCGAGGCCGCTGCTGCTCCCGGACAGCCCCGAGTACAAGACTTTGCTGGTCAGTAACCTGGGCTCGGCCCTCCCCGAGCCCCTCCTGGAGGACTGGCTGTTCCGGCACTTCCAACGCTTCGGGGACATCAGTGTCAAGCTGTCGCACACGCCGGACCTGGGCCGGGTGGCCTACATCAACTTCCGCCGGCCCGCGGACGCCCGCCAGGCCCGGCACGCCAAGCTGCGCCCGCTGCTCTATGACCGGCCGCTGAGGGTGGAGCCCGTCTTCACGCAGCAGAGCGTCCGCCGCCCCGAGCCCAGCCCCCTGCCGCTGACCGCGCTGCCCACCTCGCCCCGCCACCTGCTGCTGCCCCCCGCCTCCTCGGCGGACACCTACTACAAACTTTACGAGGAGCGGGTGAGGGGCGGTGGcagcggaggaggaggagccaactaCCGCCTCCCCAGCGCGGCGGCGGCCGCCGCCAGCAGCGCGGCCAACGACGACGAGCAGCTGGCCCCCGAGGACGACCACCGGGCCACCCGCAACCTCTTCATCGGCAACCTGGACCACGCGGTGACGGAGGCGGACCTGCGGCGGGCCTTCGACAAGTACGGCCCCATCGAGGAGGTGGTGATCAAGCGGCCGGCCCGAAACCAGGGCGCCGCCTACGCCTTCCTGAAGTTCCAGAACCTGGACATGGCCCACCGGGCCAAGCTGGCCATGAGCGGCCGCCTGCTAGGCCGCAACTACATGAAGATCGGCTATGGCAAGCCCAACCCCAGCACCCGGCTGTGGGTGGGCGGACTGGGGCCCAGCACCTCCATCGCCGCCCTGGCCCGGGAGTTCGACCGCTTCGGCAGCATCCGCACGGTGGACTACGTCAAGGGCGACAGCTTCGCCTACATCCAGTACGAGAGCCTGGACGCCGCCCAAGCGGCCTGCACCCAGATGAGGGGCTTCCAGCTCGGGGACCGGCGGCTGCGCGTGGACTTTGCCAAGGTGACGCCGGAGGAGGCCGCCGCCGCCGCGTCCCGCTACGCCCCGCTCCAGGCCGCCCCTTACCCGCTCCCCCTCTCCTACGAACTGCTCCAGTCCGAGGTCTATGGCCGCCACCGCGCGGTGCTGGAGCCCGACCTGCGGGTGAGGGACAGGACTCCCCCGCACCTCCTGTACTCCG
This portion of the Aquarana catesbeiana isolate 2022-GZ linkage group LG07, ASM4218655v1, whole genome shotgun sequence genome encodes:
- the RBM15B gene encoding putative RNA-binding protein 15B, whose product is MKRQSERGESSPGRAKRARERREEAHKSSGRRERAGQASSPRRARDPPPPRPLLLPDSPEYKTLLVSNLGSALPEPLLEDWLFRHFQRFGDISVKLSHTPDLGRVAYINFRRPADARQARHAKLRPLLYDRPLRVEPVFTQQSVRRPEPSPLPLTALPTSPRHLLLPPASSADTYYKLYEERVRGGGSGGGGANYRLPSAAAAAASSAANDDEQLAPEDDHRATRNLFIGNLDHAVTEADLRRAFDKYGPIEEVVIKRPARNQGAAYAFLKFQNLDMAHRAKLAMSGRLLGRNYMKIGYGKPNPSTRLWVGGLGPSTSIAALAREFDRFGSIRTVDYVKGDSFAYIQYESLDAAQAACTQMRGFQLGDRRLRVDFAKVTPEEAAAAASRYAPLQAAPYPLPLSYELLQSEVYGRHRAVLEPDLRVRDRTPPHLLYSDRERPFVEAGWLNSEKRSAARVARSRSGDRGGGGGGNSSSSKNREERRRRRSLSGERGRRVERSPDRPRREPAEREVSSTPSPQHNHRPPPPDKPRPPTPEPPQPRRNHHPRPPEPPAERVSPGVEKGRTLPPVWCGHLVLKNSCFPTYIHFLEGDRDVPSALLRDRSVPGGGSLTQLKIAQRLRLDQPKLEEVTRRVRQGGAPGGFAVLVAIQAPQNEGVLPEEPSLQRRLLRNLVSYLKQKQAAGVISLPVGGSGKGRDPTGMLYAFPPSDFHQLYQQSAQRVVGKLEENMIIVLVKDNA